One part of the Bacteroidota bacterium genome encodes these proteins:
- a CDS encoding PorP/SprF family type IX secretion system membrane protein → MRKWKGYLFLLLAILSTGNDLFAQDPHYTQAHRIPSWYNPAAAGHGVEHIRLTLLYRNQWSSVTSPFKTEGLFFDKQVSKVGFGANLVNNSAGEAGIRQLFLNGQLSYRLSFGKNMLASGVQIGLIQKSFDPSKMSFDDQYTPDQGYNPANPTAETFSYTKLTRPDFGAGFLWTYGKAGKDKLLPYAGLSVQHINQPKESFIEVNNTIPRKITTQAGVGIRLKESVTITPMFVYASQQSAKELMGAVMVKLPLDGRDNVEGGIIFRNKDAVALYAAYQWNSFMMGISYDANISGLTGGPGAFELTLTYIPKAKVKKAPEKKKENDKKKAPEVKKKAPAAKIPVSDNKPKVAVPVVTPAPKEKPVTVKPAAPEVKNDAKVKAVPSQPVPAPKANVPIPAAKNEPPVDISTATPRPLPVGVKQELSKPTPVRKIVNKRLGLPLEIKEPEAPVVVAVINENIDKAVVKPLPTKVKSEVNKLIPQKKSENAVAGLPLNNPDPDSVSVPVPAPAPVPVPVPVADADGDGVADANDPCPYIKGSAKHKGCPDTDGDGIIDSNDACPLEAGTKETNGCAVKGTLTEEGSPITQHFGNIEFKTSSAEVHGLYKLDIIEPAIDSLFEHDDLMLVITGHTDSEGDALFNMNLSQARADAVKAIFIRKGLPEEKIQTVTYGETMPLKENETELGRQRNRRVEIHVIQKKNP, encoded by the coding sequence ATGAGGAAGTGGAAGGGATATCTGTTTTTATTACTGGCGATTTTATCGACCGGAAATGATCTCTTTGCGCAAGATCCGCACTATACACAGGCGCACCGCATTCCTTCCTGGTATAACCCTGCAGCAGCCGGTCATGGTGTAGAACATATTCGTTTGACTTTGCTCTACCGCAATCAATGGTCTTCGGTGACAAGTCCGTTTAAAACAGAAGGATTGTTTTTTGATAAGCAGGTGAGCAAGGTGGGCTTCGGTGCAAATTTGGTGAATAATTCAGCGGGAGAAGCCGGCATACGTCAGTTGTTCCTGAATGGACAATTGTCTTATAGGCTATCCTTCGGAAAAAATATGCTCGCATCCGGTGTGCAAATTGGATTAATACAGAAGAGTTTTGATCCTTCAAAAATGTCTTTTGATGATCAGTATACTCCCGACCAGGGATACAATCCTGCTAACCCTACCGCTGAAACTTTTTCATATACTAAGCTAACCAGACCTGATTTCGGTGCCGGTTTTTTATGGACCTATGGCAAAGCAGGTAAAGATAAATTGTTACCCTATGCCGGGTTGTCGGTCCAGCATATCAACCAGCCAAAGGAAAGTTTTATAGAAGTGAATAATACTATCCCTCGAAAAATTACAACTCAAGCAGGTGTCGGAATTCGCTTAAAGGAATCGGTCACCATTACCCCAATGTTTGTATATGCCAGTCAGCAATCAGCAAAAGAACTGATGGGCGCTGTGATGGTGAAGCTGCCGTTGGATGGAAGGGACAATGTGGAAGGCGGAATCATCTTCCGCAATAAGGATGCGGTGGCACTCTATGCCGCTTATCAATGGAACAGTTTTATGATGGGCATCAGCTATGATGCAAATATTTCAGGATTAACAGGAGGACCCGGTGCTTTTGAGCTCACGTTGACGTATATACCAAAAGCCAAAGTGAAAAAGGCGCCGGAGAAAAAGAAGGAGAACGACAAGAAGAAGGCACCTGAAGTGAAGAAGAAAGCTCCTGCAGCCAAAATTCCGGTATCCGACAATAAACCAAAAGTAGCTGTCCCTGTTGTCACTCCTGCACCAAAAGAAAAGCCGGTAACCGTGAAACCTGCTGCTCCGGAGGTGAAGAATGATGCAAAGGTTAAAGCAGTTCCATCTCAACCTGTGCCGGCTCCTAAAGCAAATGTACCAATACCGGCAGCGAAGAACGAGCCACCGGTTGACATTAGTACCGCGACTCCACGACCTCTTCCTGTTGGAGTAAAACAGGAGCTTTCGAAACCCACGCCTGTCAGAAAAATTGTAAATAAACGTTTGGGCTTGCCGTTGGAAATTAAGGAACCTGAAGCGCCGGTTGTTGTTGCAGTGATCAATGAAAATATTGACAAAGCGGTCGTTAAGCCACTGCCAACAAAAGTTAAATCAGAAGTAAATAAACTCATTCCGCAAAAGAAATCTGAAAATGCAGTTGCAGGCTTACCTCTAAATAATCCTGATCCGGATTCTGTTTCTGTTCCTGTTCCTGCTCCAGCTCCCGTTCCCGTTCCCGTTCCTGTAGCGGATGCAGATGGTGATGGAGTGGCGGATGCGAATGACCCTTGTCCTTATATTAAAGGAAGTGCGAAACATAAGGGTTGTCCGGACACTGATGGCGATGGAATCATTGATAGTAATGATGCTTGTCCATTGGAGGCGGGTACAAAAGAAACCAATGGATGTGCAGTGAAAGGAACGTTAACAGAGGAGGGTTCGCCCATCACACAGCATTTCGGAAATATTGAATTCAAAACATCAAGTGCAGAGGTGCATGGACTCTATAAGCTGGATATTATCGAACCCGCTATTGACTCCCTCTTCGAGCATGATGATTTGATGCTGGTGATTACCGGACATACCGATAGTGAGGGCGATGCACTTTTCAATATGAATCTTTCACAAGCCAGAGCAGATGCCGTTAAAGCAATCTTTATCCGAAAGGGTCTTCCGGAAGAAAAAATACAAACCGTTACTTACGGGGAAACAATGCCTTTGAAAGAAAACGAAACGGAATTGGGTCGTCAGCGTAACCGCCGTGTAGAAATTCATGTAATACAGAAAAAGAACCCGTAG